A window of Aeromicrobium sp. Root236 contains these coding sequences:
- a CDS encoding HhH-GPD-type base excision DNA repair protein — translation MAIRIAQDQHADEVLTNDSFALLAGMLLDQQFPMERAFAGPAKVLDRFGTLDPSAIADPEAFADLCATPPAIHRYGRSMAGRLQALARVVADEYDGDASRIWTEARTGEALMKRLLALPGFGEQKAKIFTALVAKQLGVKPAGWTTVVGDYGKKGYRSVADVVDPDSLAKVRAFKQAKKAAAKA, via the coding sequence ATGGCCATCCGCATCGCCCAGGACCAGCACGCCGACGAGGTCCTGACCAACGACTCGTTCGCCCTGCTCGCCGGCATGCTGCTCGACCAGCAGTTCCCGATGGAGCGCGCTTTCGCCGGCCCGGCGAAGGTCCTGGACCGGTTCGGCACGCTCGACCCGTCGGCGATCGCCGACCCTGAGGCGTTCGCCGACCTCTGCGCGACGCCGCCGGCGATCCACCGCTACGGCCGGTCGATGGCCGGACGGCTGCAGGCGCTGGCCAGGGTCGTTGCGGATGAGTACGACGGCGACGCGTCACGCATCTGGACCGAGGCGCGCACGGGTGAGGCGCTCATGAAGCGGCTCCTCGCCCTGCCCGGGTTCGGCGAGCAGAAGGCCAAGATCTTCACGGCTCTCGTCGCCAAGCAGCTCGGCGTCAAGCCTGCCGGCTGGACCACGGTCGTGGGCGACTACGGCAAGAAGGGCTATCGCTCGGTCGCCGACGTCGTCGACCCTGACTCGCTGGCCAAGGTGCGTGCGTTCAAGCAGGCCAAGAAGGCTGCCGCCAAGGCCTGA
- a CDS encoding TetR/AcrR family transcriptional regulator yields MTRDMAPATPRSRAATRERLLDAARAVLAAEGIQGASVERICDEAGFTRGAFYSNFTSKDDLVLALFRRERELMMAILREAADPQSYAGMDPVEAVGVIMDRFFKLQPPDREWYLVHAEFELRGVRDDAVGREFNDAWREVRAQFEAIMVAVLRDLGLQLTVHASHASAIIMGTYDTALREALIERRPLDLDLLRVTIPLVMLSVTQPLE; encoded by the coding sequence GTGACACGTGACATGGCACCCGCCACACCCCGTTCCCGCGCTGCCACCCGCGAGCGCCTGCTCGACGCTGCGCGGGCGGTCCTCGCGGCCGAGGGCATCCAGGGCGCGTCGGTCGAGCGCATCTGCGACGAGGCCGGTTTCACCCGCGGCGCCTTCTACTCCAACTTCACCAGCAAGGACGACCTCGTGCTGGCGCTGTTTCGCCGCGAGCGCGAGCTGATGATGGCGATCCTGCGTGAGGCGGCCGACCCCCAGTCGTACGCGGGCATGGACCCAGTCGAGGCGGTCGGCGTGATCATGGACCGGTTCTTCAAGCTGCAGCCGCCGGACCGCGAGTGGTACCTGGTGCACGCGGAGTTCGAGCTGCGTGGCGTACGCGACGACGCCGTAGGCCGTGAGTTCAACGATGCGTGGCGCGAGGTCAGGGCCCAGTTCGAGGCGATCATGGTCGCGGTGCTGCGCGACCTCGGACTGCAGCTGACGGTCCATGCGAGCCATGCGTCGGCGATCATCATGGGCACGTACGACACGGCGCTCCGCGAGGCGCTGATCGAGCGCCGCCCGCTCGACCTCGACCTGCTGCGCGTGACGATCCCGCTCGTGATGCTCTCGGTCACCCAGCCCCTCGAGTGA